The sequence below is a genomic window from Salicibibacter cibarius.
GTTGTTTCCGATATTCCCGAAAGAATCGGTGATGTAACCTCCGATCGTTGCCCCAATCTCCTCGAGATTGATCGATTCATCTTCCATGATATTTTGCACAAGTTCCGTTTGCATTATCGTGTTAAACCACCCTTGAATCTCTTGTAAAAAGAGCGGGGCACGATTAACCAAGCTGTTAAACTGGTTTTGAATCTCCGGACCAATCATAAAAGCAAAAAGCGTCAGCAAGCCGGCAAACGTTAAGTAAAGAAGTAAAATCGCAACACCTTTTGGCATCCAGCGGTGCAAGAACTTGACAATCGGGCGAAATAAATAGAACAACACCCCGGCAAGCGCGATCGGGGCGAACACCGTTTGCAAAAAGATGATCACCGGCCGAAAAATAAAATCAACGAGCGTACCCAAGTAAACGATCAATAGCAGCAGCGCGATGGCGTATCCGATCTTAAAATATTTCCCTTGGGGCATAGGCATCACCACTTCTCTCCCGAAAATTTCGAAGTTTTTCGTTTATGTCGGGAAAGGAATGGTATTCTCTTTTATTCTAACTTCCCCCATAAACAATATCCATTATTCATTATACGCAAGTACAAAGATGATCACAACATCGTTAGAGGGAGCTTTTGCGCTGTACCAATCTTTAGCTTTAGGCATAAAAGCGGAGCGGATTCACGCCTCGTTTTGTGCCCCCATTCAACATCTCCTTCCGCAAAACAATCATGGCCCCGTCGCGGCACCCATGGAAATAGGAAAAGAATGTTGAACCTATCATGTTTTGGTGCACTTGCGGACTCATTTGGCGGTCGGCAACCATGATGCGTTCTCCAAACCCGTCCTCAGGACTCATTCGAGTCCAATCTCGAGGGCTAATCTGATACGGTTCATTATAAGCACCGCCAAGCCCCTGAACACGTTGGGTTTTTGGGGGAAATTTCTTTTCGCGTTGCAGTCAACCCTTGCATGCCAAGAGCTACGGGACAACGCAATTAACTCAGTGGGATAAAACAAAACGATGGAACATATACCTATTTTACCTACCTTACGTCTTTTGCATTTGCTTCCATCTTGGAGCGGAGAATAACTTTCACTATTGGGTAGGCTATTCTTTGACTTTTGTGTTACATTTTGATTAAATTAAGGAGACTTATAAGGACAAAAGGGGGAAATGGCGTTGAAAAAGAACAAGCTATTCATGTCGATGTTTTTGGTGCCGGCTTTGGCACTCGCCGCTTGTAACGGGGACGGAGAGGCCCCGGAAGTGGACGATGAAGATCTTCCGGATGGCGGGGGCGACACAGAAGATGATGGCGTCGACGATGGTGATGAAGAAGCCGATGATGGCAGTGCACTTCAGATGGGCACCGGATCCACCGGGGGAACCTACTATGCACTCGGCCAGGAAATGGCGAATGTTATCAATGACCATACCGATCAACAAGTAAACGCGGTCGCCACCGACGCATCAGTGGAAAACATCGCGAGGGTCTCCGAACAAGATTTGGAACTTGGGATGACGGTGCATATTCCTGCCATTGACGCTCTCGAAGGGGAAGGGGATTTCCAGGGAGAAACGATGGACAACTTTGGTTTCATGGGCTATATTTATCCGGAAACGAATCAAATCGTCGTTGCCGCCGATGACGACATTGAATCCATCGAAGACTTGGAAGGAATGAGAGTGAACGTTGGTCCTCCGGGATCCGCATCTCATGCAGCCTCCCAACTGATCCTTGATGCGCACGGCATTGAAGATTACGAAGAGTATGAAGAAGGATTCGGGGATGGCGCGAGCATGCTTCAGGACGGAAACGTAGATGCCACTTTCGGGCTACTCGGTTTGCCTGACACCGGCATTGAAGAGTTAGCTGCACAGCAAGACGTTGAATTACTGACCATTGAAGATGAGTACCTCGATGAGATTGAGGCCAACAGCGACTATGAGCGTATCACTATTGAAGCCGATAATTATGACTTCATGGAGGAAGACGTTGAAGGCATTGCCGCCTATGCAGTTCTGATCGGGTCTTTGGATGATGTGGATGAAGACACGGCTTACGAGATTGTCGAAGGGTTGTATGAAAACGCTGATGACGTTTCTCACGCCCAAGCCGACCATATGACAATGGAAGACATCATGCTCGGGTCTGAAGATTTGCCTCTTCACCCCGGAGCTGAACAATACTTTGAGGAAAATGACCTATTAGATCAATAATGAATGTTATGTTAATGTAGACGGGCCGGGCACCGATGCCCGGCCCATCTTTACCGATAAGGTCGCTCGACTGATATCTTTTTAGGATAGGTGGTGTTCCCAGTGGCAGATCACACGCAAAATGATGCCGTTGAAATCGATGAGCAAGAAAAACGAGAGATTATGGAGAAATACGACAAAGAATCCAACAATCGATACGACTTGGGTAAATGGATCTGGGTTGTAGCCATCCTTGGCATCTCGTTAACTTCTTTTCACCTGTACACAGGGTTTTCAGGCCCTTACGGTGCGTGGATTCAGGGTGCCATTCACGTCGGCAGCGCCCTTTCAATCATCTATATTTTATACCCTATGAACCGCAAAGCAAAACGGAAACCGGGTGTGCCGTGGTATGATGTGCTTTTATCCCTTGCAGCCCTTTTTTCTTACCTCTATGTGGTTTGGCATTATGACCGCCTGGTCAGCGATGTATTAATCTTCGGTTTTGAACCGATGGATCAAGTTATTTCCGTGCTCGCGATTGTTCTGTTATTGGAAGCGACGCGTCGCGCGGTTGGCATGCCTATTGTCATAATTGCCATTCTGGCATTGTTATACGGCGTATATGGAAGTGCCAACTGGCTCGGGGTCTTTTCCCATGCCGGTTTTTCCTGGACGGGGATGACCACGCAGTTGCTGTTCTCGACAGAAGCCATTTTCGGCACCCCGATTCAAGTGTCATCAACGTTTATCTTTTTGTTTCTCTTTTTCGGTGTGTTGCTCGTTCGAACGAATATCGGGCAATTTTTCAACGATGTTGCCTTCCGCCTCACCGGACGTTATACGGGCGGTACCGCGAAAGCGGCGGTTGCTGCCAGCGGCTTGCAAGGAATGGTAACCGGAAGCTCGGTAGCGAACACGGTAGGTTCGGGGTCCTTTACAATTCCGATGATGAAACGGGCAGGCTTCAGGCCGGAATTCTCCGGAGCTGCAGAAGCCAGCGCATCCACGGGCGGCCAAATCATGCCTCCGATCATGGGAGCAGCCGCGTTTATTATGGCTGAATATATAGGAATCCCATACAATGAACTCATCGTGTATGCCATCATCCCCGCCATATTGTATTTTCTCGGTGTCTTTTTAGGCGTTCATTTTGAAGCAAAAAGAGATGGGATCATCGGCTTACCGAAGTCACAGCTGCCTTCGATCGCGTCCTTTGCGAAACGTTTTGATATGATCGTGCCCCTGGTGACGATTATCGGACTTCTTCTCTATGGGTTTACGCCTACATATGCCGCGCTTTGGGGCATTGGGGCCGCTTTTGCCATCAGCTTTCTGCGCAAAGATACACGCCTCAGCCTGCTCGGCATCTTGCAAACGATGGAACAAGGGGCACGTGTCGCCTTGCCCGTCATCGCTG
It includes:
- a CDS encoding TAXI family TRAP transporter solute-binding subunit, which encodes MALKKNKLFMSMFLVPALALAACNGDGEAPEVDDEDLPDGGGDTEDDGVDDGDEEADDGSALQMGTGSTGGTYYALGQEMANVINDHTDQQVNAVATDASVENIARVSEQDLELGMTVHIPAIDALEGEGDFQGETMDNFGFMGYIYPETNQIVVAADDDIESIEDLEGMRVNVGPPGSASHAASQLILDAHGIEDYEEYEEGFGDGASMLQDGNVDATFGLLGLPDTGIEELAAQQDVELLTIEDEYLDEIEANSDYERITIEADNYDFMEEDVEGIAAYAVLIGSLDDVDEDTAYEIVEGLYENADDVSHAQADHMTMEDIMLGSEDLPLHPGAEQYFEENDLLDQ
- a CDS encoding TRAP transporter permease, translated to MEKYDKESNNRYDLGKWIWVVAILGISLTSFHLYTGFSGPYGAWIQGAIHVGSALSIIYILYPMNRKAKRKPGVPWYDVLLSLAALFSYLYVVWHYDRLVSDVLIFGFEPMDQVISVLAIVLLLEATRRAVGMPIVIIAILALLYGVYGSANWLGVFSHAGFSWTGMTTQLLFSTEAIFGTPIQVSSTFIFLFLFFGVLLVRTNIGQFFNDVAFRLTGRYTGGTAKAAVAASGLQGMVTGSSVANTVGSGSFTIPMMKRAGFRPEFSGAAEASASTGGQIMPPIMGAAAFIMAEYIGIPYNELIVYAIIPAILYFLGVFLGVHFEAKRDGIIGLPKSQLPSIASFAKRFDMIVPLVTIIGLLLYGFTPTYAALWGIGAAFAISFLRKDTRLSLLGILQTMEQGARVALPVIAACASAGIIVGIVVFTGLGGVLANGIIQIAGGNFFLVLFLTMIACIILGMGLPTTANYVVTASVAAPAILAFDVPAVAAHMFVFYFGIVADITPPVCLAAYAGAGIARARPMRTGVVAFKLAIAAFVVPYVFVTNPVLLLQGDWTFAELAGPLITAIVGMVAISASLMGYFFAKNKIVESLVIFAAGLMAVYPLDIWVSLGGIAILVLIAVIQHFRKKRQGQRPETTTA